One genomic segment of Desulfocapsa sulfexigens DSM 10523 includes these proteins:
- a CDS encoding GatB/YqeY domain-containing protein yields MNIQELRKTMMLAKKNDPEKSTVLGMLLDAAQKLAKADGNRQAEEKDILAAAKRELKMAHQSIDAGIDVGNTVAILEVFIPRTKGVEETQSIVDALIAKLPEKNPKLMGQVMGKLKKEYGDELDMGITSQMVKNGLMGTENG; encoded by the coding sequence ATGAATATTCAGGAATTACGAAAAACGATGATGCTGGCCAAGAAAAACGACCCTGAGAAGTCCACTGTTCTTGGCATGCTCCTCGATGCCGCTCAAAAACTGGCCAAAGCCGATGGAAACAGGCAAGCCGAGGAGAAGGATATCCTTGCGGCAGCAAAAAGAGAACTCAAAATGGCTCATCAGTCCATTGATGCCGGTATCGATGTCGGTAACACCGTCGCTATCCTCGAAGTTTTTATCCCCAGGACCAAGGGCGTTGAAGAGACTCAATCCATCGTCGATGCACTCATTGCAAAGCTGCCGGAGAAAAATCCGAAACTCATGGGGCAGGTGATGGGAAAGCTGAAAAAAGAATATGGTGATGAACTCGATATGGGAATAACATCCCAAATGGTAAAAAATGGTCTTATGGGGACTGAAAACGGCTGA
- a CDS encoding adenosylcobalamin-dependent ribonucleoside-diphosphate reductase yields MTPDLTKQVLTKTAETVLARRYYLKDRTGEVVETWETLCKRVSNAVAEVDKESKQFEALRESYFRMMYHLDFLPNSPCLMNAGTDIGQLSACFVLPIEDSMDGIFTAIRNGALVHKTGGGTGYSFSRLRSRNASVRSTQGVASGPLSFAAVFDAATETIKQGGKRRGANMGVLRIDHPDIMDFISAKENQDKFNNFNFSVAITDDFMKAVEEGTEYALIEPSTGEVSETLDAKAVFEKIIDLAWHNGEPGVLFIDAANRDNMTPQLGDFEATNPCGEQWLLPYESCNLGSLNLSNFVKNGKVDYKRMGQVVRVATSFLDNVIDCNRFPIPEIEEMTLKTRKIGMGIMGLHDLLIQLGLPYGSEEGRAQAAEIMSYVREKAEERSVELAVEKGAFPAYDAKLNKYPARRNAALTSIQPTGTVSMIADCASGCEPYFSIVMIKNVMDGDRLILVNKHFEQVARREGFYSEKLMAKVADSGTVIGHDEIPVHWQEVFRTAQDVSPEDHIQMQGILQKNGVDSSISKTINLPNSATREEVELSYIMGYKLGCKGLTVYRDGSRDQQVLNTKESAPAEKTALVSTTGAKKILPDTLSAKRYRVKDQDQKSVYIIVCFDENEQPMEVFAKFPFDNRVDLKDKSTMWTTTCRLVSLALRFNIPASEIIKQLDRSSGHMLDLPAQLSKLFKSFMAGTQHGFASTCPECSGQLIFEEGCETCHDCGYSKCS; encoded by the coding sequence ATGACCCCTGATCTCACGAAACAGGTATTGACCAAGACCGCAGAAACCGTCCTTGCAAGACGTTACTATTTGAAAGACAGAACCGGAGAGGTCGTTGAAACCTGGGAGACACTATGTAAGAGGGTGAGCAATGCGGTAGCTGAGGTGGATAAGGAGAGTAAACAGTTTGAGGCCTTGCGCGAATCCTATTTTCGAATGATGTATCATCTTGATTTTCTCCCTAACTCTCCATGTCTCATGAATGCTGGAACCGATATAGGTCAGCTCTCTGCCTGTTTTGTTCTGCCGATAGAAGACTCCATGGATGGAATATTTACGGCCATTCGCAATGGGGCACTTGTGCATAAGACAGGTGGCGGAACCGGGTATTCCTTCTCCAGGCTTCGTTCAAGAAATGCCTCTGTTCGCTCAACCCAGGGAGTGGCTTCAGGCCCCCTCTCTTTTGCTGCTGTTTTTGACGCAGCAACCGAAACCATCAAGCAGGGCGGTAAACGCCGCGGTGCGAATATGGGCGTTCTTCGTATTGATCACCCTGATATTATGGATTTTATCAGTGCCAAGGAAAATCAGGATAAGTTTAATAACTTTAATTTCAGTGTGGCCATTACCGATGACTTTATGAAAGCAGTGGAAGAGGGGACGGAATATGCCCTGATTGAACCTTCCACGGGAGAGGTTAGCGAAACCCTCGATGCAAAGGCAGTTTTTGAGAAAATCATCGATCTTGCATGGCATAACGGTGAGCCGGGTGTCCTCTTTATCGATGCTGCTAATAGAGATAACATGACACCGCAGCTTGGGGATTTTGAAGCAACCAACCCCTGTGGCGAGCAGTGGTTACTTCCCTATGAATCCTGTAATTTAGGATCCCTGAATCTCAGTAATTTCGTTAAGAATGGCAAGGTTGATTATAAACGAATGGGGCAGGTTGTTCGGGTTGCCACCTCTTTTCTTGATAATGTGATTGACTGTAATCGATTTCCTATTCCTGAAATTGAGGAAATGACACTCAAGACCCGGAAGATTGGTATGGGGATTATGGGACTGCACGATCTCCTGATTCAGCTTGGACTGCCCTATGGAAGCGAAGAGGGGAGAGCTCAGGCTGCAGAAATAATGAGCTATGTGCGTGAAAAGGCAGAAGAACGTTCCGTGGAACTGGCTGTTGAGAAGGGAGCATTTCCTGCCTATGATGCAAAACTGAATAAATATCCTGCCAGAAGGAATGCTGCACTTACTTCAATTCAGCCAACCGGCACTGTCTCCATGATTGCAGATTGTGCATCCGGCTGTGAGCCCTATTTCTCCATCGTCATGATAAAAAATGTGATGGATGGAGACAGGTTGATCCTTGTTAACAAGCACTTTGAACAGGTCGCGAGAAGAGAAGGCTTCTATTCTGAAAAACTGATGGCAAAGGTTGCCGACTCCGGGACAGTTATCGGCCATGATGAAATTCCTGTGCATTGGCAGGAAGTGTTTCGTACCGCTCAGGATGTCTCACCTGAAGATCATATTCAGATGCAGGGAATTCTTCAGAAAAATGGTGTGGATTCTTCAATTTCCAAGACTATTAATCTACCCAATAGTGCGACCCGTGAAGAGGTGGAACTTTCCTATATCATGGGGTATAAGCTCGGTTGTAAGGGGCTTACCGTATATCGTGACGGATCAAGGGATCAACAGGTCTTGAACACCAAGGAAAGTGCGCCGGCAGAGAAGACGGCTCTGGTGTCAACAACCGGGGCGAAGAAGATACTTCCGGATACGTTAAGTGCCAAGCGTTATCGGGTGAAGGATCAGGATCAGAAGTCCGTGTATATCATTGTCTGCTTCGATGAAAATGAACAGCCCATGGAAGTTTTTGCCAAATTTCCTTTCGATAACCGCGTGGATCTGAAAGACAAGTCGACCATGTGGACAACCACCTGCCGTCTGGTTTCCCTGGCACTTCGTTTCAATATTCCGGCCTCTGAAATTATTAAGCAATTGGATCGTTCAAGTGGACATATGCTTGACCTTCCTGCTCAGTTGAGTAAGTTGTTCAAATCATTTATGGCAGGGACTCAGCATGGATTTGCTTCCACCTGCCCCGAATGTTCAGGGCAGTTGATTTTTGAAGAAGGTTGTGAGACGTGTCATGATTGTGGGTATAGTAAGTGCAGCTAA
- a CDS encoding sigma-54-dependent transcriptional regulator: MAKRILIIDDEASIRETLSDILEDEGFTPICAASAEEGIAILEEENIDLILLDIWLGDNMDGLTALENIKASHSLPVIMISGHGTIETAVQATRKGAFDFVEKPLSYDKIILAISNGLRFSQLEKDNQILRDKTSRVVKLTGHSSLINALRLQIERVAPTDAWVLIRGDHGTGKELVAQAIHRHSRMADHPMIEVNCAAIPEELIESELFGHEKGSFTGAHISKRGKFDQADGGILFLDEIGDMSLKTQAKILRILQEQKFERVGGHKTISVNVRVLAATNKNLEEEIERGNFRADLFWRLNVVPITVPALRNRLADIPFLVEDLMKGLVNRGLGHKKFSDDAIKVMMQHSWPGNVRELRNFVERMAIMCPADTIGADDIALFLNPTMTAPATSSDNTEAMVPYGITNFKEAKRYFEKEYLQQKLNQNDGNISQTAEQVGMERSHLHKKLKSLQISS; encoded by the coding sequence ATGGCTAAACGAATTCTTATCATTGATGATGAAGCCTCCATTCGGGAAACCCTCTCGGATATTCTTGAAGATGAGGGCTTCACGCCCATCTGTGCCGCATCTGCTGAAGAAGGTATCGCTATTCTTGAGGAAGAAAACATTGACCTCATTCTTCTCGATATCTGGCTTGGTGATAACATGGATGGCCTTACCGCCCTTGAAAACATAAAGGCTAGTCATTCGCTGCCTGTGATAATGATATCCGGTCACGGTACCATTGAAACAGCTGTCCAGGCCACCCGTAAAGGTGCTTTTGATTTTGTCGAAAAGCCACTTTCCTATGACAAAATCATCCTTGCCATTTCCAATGGATTACGCTTTTCCCAGCTGGAAAAAGATAACCAGATCCTCCGCGATAAGACTAGCAGGGTAGTCAAACTCACAGGACACTCCAGCCTTATCAACGCCCTGCGTCTCCAGATTGAGCGAGTAGCCCCAACGGATGCCTGGGTTCTTATTCGGGGAGATCATGGCACCGGCAAGGAATTGGTGGCTCAGGCAATCCATCGTCACTCCAGGATGGCTGATCATCCCATGATTGAGGTGAACTGCGCTGCTATCCCCGAGGAACTCATAGAATCCGAGCTTTTTGGACACGAAAAAGGATCCTTTACCGGTGCCCACATTTCAAAACGAGGTAAGTTTGACCAGGCAGACGGAGGAATTTTATTTCTTGATGAAATTGGTGACATGAGCCTCAAGACACAGGCTAAAATCCTGCGAATTCTCCAGGAACAAAAATTCGAACGTGTTGGTGGTCATAAAACCATCTCTGTCAACGTCCGCGTCCTTGCTGCTACAAACAAAAACCTCGAAGAAGAAATCGAACGGGGAAATTTCCGGGCAGATCTTTTCTGGAGACTCAACGTTGTGCCAATCACCGTACCTGCACTTCGTAACCGTCTGGCAGATATCCCCTTCCTCGTTGAAGATCTGATGAAAGGGTTAGTGAACCGTGGCCTCGGCCATAAGAAGTTCTCCGATGATGCCATCAAGGTCATGATGCAGCACTCCTGGCCTGGAAACGTCCGGGAACTTCGCAATTTTGTGGAACGCATGGCTATCATGTGCCCTGCCGACACTATCGGTGCCGACGACATAGCCCTCTTTCTCAACCCAACCATGACCGCCCCTGCCACATCATCTGACAACACCGAAGCCATGGTCCCCTATGGTATCACGAACTTTAAGGAAGCCAAAAGGTACTTCGAAAAAGAATACTTACAGCAGAAGTTAAATCAAAACGATGGCAACATTTCACAGACAGCCGAACAGGTTGGCATGGAACGGAGCCATCTTCACAAAAAACTAAAATCACTTCAAATTTCAAGTTAG
- a CDS encoding O-acetylhomoserine aminocarboxypropyltransferase/cysteine synthase family protein, translated as MKFETAALHSGRKVDTDTLSCGTPIYRTASYLFKDTEHAANLFALKEPGNIYTRIGNPTQAVLEERMAALEGGAASLALASGTSAIFYSIINICQSGDEVVAANNLYGGTYSQFDSILPQLGIKVTLIDPKDPENFRRAINEKTRVLYCETIGNPGLTMTDIEAVAKIGQEYNLPLIVDATFTPPCLLRPIDYGADIVIHSLTKWIGGHGTVIGGIVTDAGKFDWTDPKFTLFNEPDASYHGLRYGHDLGEMNPVAFALRMRLVPLRNLGACISPDNCWSVLQGIETLSLRMERHSENGIAVAEFLKNHDKVDWVNYPGLTDSENYTTASHYLKNGFGGMVTFGIKGEVGAGKQFIESLKLFSHLANVGDAKSLAIHPASTTHSQLSKEQLEASGISSAMIRLSIGIEHIDDIIADLNQALEKS; from the coding sequence ATGAAATTTGAAACGGCAGCACTGCATAGTGGACGCAAGGTTGATACTGACACCCTTTCCTGCGGAACCCCGATTTATCGTACCGCTTCCTATCTCTTCAAAGATACCGAGCATGCCGCAAACCTTTTTGCCCTTAAAGAACCTGGCAACATTTACACCAGAATCGGCAATCCCACCCAGGCCGTTCTTGAGGAGCGGATGGCCGCCCTCGAAGGAGGGGCTGCCTCTCTTGCCCTGGCCTCAGGGACTTCCGCAATTTTTTACTCTATTATCAACATCTGTCAGTCCGGTGATGAAGTTGTAGCAGCCAACAATCTCTATGGCGGCACCTATTCCCAGTTTGATTCCATCCTTCCACAGCTTGGAATCAAGGTAACACTTATTGACCCAAAGGATCCCGAAAACTTTAGAAGAGCAATTAACGAAAAAACCAGAGTCCTCTACTGTGAGACCATTGGCAACCCCGGACTCACCATGACTGATATTGAAGCAGTTGCAAAGATTGGCCAGGAGTACAATCTGCCCCTTATCGTCGATGCAACCTTTACTCCACCCTGCCTCCTGCGTCCCATCGATTATGGTGCCGATATTGTCATCCATTCCCTCACCAAATGGATCGGGGGCCATGGCACTGTAATAGGCGGTATTGTCACAGATGCCGGGAAATTCGACTGGACGGATCCCAAATTCACCCTCTTTAACGAACCCGATGCATCCTATCACGGACTTCGTTATGGTCACGATCTTGGAGAAATGAATCCCGTTGCCTTTGCCCTGCGCATGCGTCTGGTTCCTCTGCGCAATCTGGGAGCGTGTATTTCCCCTGACAACTGCTGGTCTGTGCTGCAGGGAATCGAGACCTTGAGTCTTCGTATGGAACGCCATTCTGAAAATGGAATAGCCGTTGCCGAATTTTTGAAAAATCATGACAAGGTGGACTGGGTCAATTATCCGGGACTTACCGATAGTGAAAATTATACCACGGCCAGTCATTACCTTAAAAATGGCTTTGGCGGCATGGTCACCTTTGGCATCAAAGGAGAAGTTGGCGCAGGAAAGCAGTTTATCGAATCCCTGAAACTGTTCTCCCATCTGGCAAATGTCGGTGATGCAAAATCCCTTGCCATCCATCCCGCCTCCACCACCCACTCCCAACTCTCCAAAGAACAGCTTGAGGCATCGGGAATTTCATCCGCCATGATCCGCTTGTCCATCGGCATTGAACATATCGATGATATTATCGCCGATCTTAACCAGGCCCTGGAGAAGAGTTGA
- the metX gene encoding homoserine O-acetyltransferase MetX, whose translation MKVSKETFSYEVTEDSQLLDSGIRLSPITIAYETLGELNEARDNAILICHAFSGDSHVAGFYEDDPQESNPGWWNFMVGPGKGINTDKYFIVCCNILGSCMGSTGPSSINPKTGKPYGLDFPMVTIGDMVVSQKQVLDHLGITRLHSVIGGSVGGMQVLEWCVRYPEMVKSAIPIATTMRHSALAIAFNEVARQAIMVDPNWNKGDYYQNPGPDLGLAVARMIGHVTYLSDEAMRRKFGRKRQDNKDFSFNFEANFQVESYLRYQGSKFAARFDANSVLYISKAADYFDLADKINTRESLQDLQGSHSKFLVISYTSDWLYPTYQAKELVQALKRTGQDVSFCEIEADCGHDAFLIKDSRLTNLLEGFLDGIEPS comes from the coding sequence TTGAAGGTAAGCAAAGAAACATTCAGTTATGAGGTGACGGAAGATTCCCAGCTCTTAGACAGTGGGATACGTTTAAGCCCCATCACCATTGCCTATGAAACCCTGGGTGAACTCAACGAGGCCAGAGACAACGCAATTCTTATCTGTCATGCCTTTTCAGGAGATTCTCATGTGGCAGGCTTTTATGAGGATGATCCACAGGAAAGTAATCCAGGCTGGTGGAACTTCATGGTTGGACCAGGCAAAGGAATCAATACGGACAAATACTTTATTGTCTGCTGCAATATCCTGGGCAGTTGTATGGGGTCCACAGGCCCCTCATCCATAAATCCGAAAACCGGAAAGCCCTATGGGCTCGATTTTCCGATGGTCACCATAGGGGATATGGTAGTCTCTCAAAAACAGGTTCTTGATCACCTTGGAATAACGCGTCTTCATTCCGTTATCGGGGGATCGGTCGGTGGAATGCAGGTTCTTGAGTGGTGTGTACGTTACCCGGAGATGGTCAAATCAGCCATCCCTATTGCGACCACCATGCGTCACTCCGCGCTGGCAATTGCCTTCAATGAAGTGGCACGGCAGGCCATCATGGTCGATCCCAACTGGAATAAAGGAGATTATTACCAGAATCCGGGACCTGACCTGGGACTTGCCGTGGCCCGTATGATTGGACACGTAACCTACCTGTCTGATGAGGCCATGCGGAGAAAGTTTGGACGAAAGCGTCAGGATAACAAAGACTTTTCCTTTAATTTTGAAGCAAATTTCCAGGTGGAGAGCTATCTCCGCTACCAGGGCTCAAAATTTGCTGCCCGCTTTGACGCAAATTCCGTCCTCTATATCAGTAAAGCCGCTGACTATTTTGATCTTGCAGACAAGATCAACACCAGGGAAAGTCTTCAGGATCTACAGGGCAGTCATTCGAAATTTCTGGTCATTTCCTACACCTCCGACTGGCTCTACCCCACCTATCAGGCCAAGGAGCTGGTTCAGGCACTGAAACGCACCGGCCAGGATGTCAGTTTCTGTGAAATTGAAGCCGATTGCGGCCACGATGCCTTTCTTATCAAGGACAGCAGACTCACCAATCTTTTAGAAGGATTTCTCGATGGCATTGAACCCTCCTGA
- a CDS encoding VanZ family protein — MVIIMGTIFFLSHQSGDTLQLPTFPGADKLAHMTAYGVLALTVLWFYGDKGLKNPVRNALVAVLFCLFYGISDEFHQSFIAFRDVSIYDLLADTAGALCSSLVWLVNPALQQKILSFQNGLLSRFQSP; from the coding sequence ATGGTCATAATCATGGGGACTATTTTTTTTCTCTCTCATCAGAGTGGTGATACGCTCCAGCTGCCAACCTTTCCAGGAGCTGATAAGTTGGCTCATATGACAGCATATGGAGTGCTGGCCCTTACAGTCTTGTGGTTCTATGGAGACAAAGGACTGAAAAATCCCGTCCGGAATGCATTGGTCGCCGTTCTCTTTTGTCTCTTCTATGGAATCAGTGATGAATTCCATCAATCGTTTATTGCTTTTCGAGACGTGAGTATCTACGATCTGCTTGCAGACACAGCAGGTGCTTTGTGTTCGAGCCTGGTCTGGCTAGTAAATCCAGCGTTGCAGCAAAAAATACTTTCCTTTCAAAATGGCTTGCTCAGCCGTTTTCAGTCCCCATAA
- a CDS encoding SEC-C domain-containing protein, whose product MGKIGRNEQCPCGSGKKFKHCCLPKKQAGMVQKNPEAAFKISLLNEIDGIVQVAAEKRQKIKELGVFILLATVEGDAWLLEITDSDAVQLARAGEPLEIPIDENSDTIEINWSHTFDLSNKEFELTAYRDRTKSVMAGYPVKEIRASIKRIKKRFPSEVLEQVHVNPEDHVPSTR is encoded by the coding sequence ATGGGAAAGATAGGTAGAAATGAACAGTGTCCCTGTGGCAGTGGAAAGAAATTTAAGCACTGCTGCTTACCAAAGAAGCAGGCTGGAATGGTTCAGAAAAATCCGGAAGCAGCGTTTAAGATCTCACTGCTGAATGAGATTGATGGAATTGTCCAGGTGGCGGCGGAAAAGAGACAGAAGATTAAGGAACTTGGTGTTTTTATTCTTTTAGCAACCGTTGAGGGAGATGCCTGGTTACTCGAAATAACCGACTCCGACGCAGTACAGCTTGCAAGGGCTGGTGAACCACTTGAAATTCCAATTGATGAAAACTCGGATACCATTGAGATCAACTGGAGCCACACCTTTGACCTTAGTAACAAGGAATTTGAACTCACTGCCTACCGTGACAGAACAAAGAGTGTGATGGCTGGTTACCCTGTGAAAGAGATCCGGGCCTCCATCAAGCGCATTAAAAAAAGATTTCCAAGTGAAGTGCTTGAGCAGGTTCATGTCAACCCGGAAGACCATGTCCCTTCCACCCGATAG
- the hemB gene encoding porphobilinogen synthase encodes MVFPEYRPRRLRKNESLRSLIRETHLSPAQFVYPVFIAPGKNKREEIPSMPGVFRLSVDQLQKEARECMDLGVNSMILFGLPEKKDAMGSGAHAKDGIIQRGIKELKNKAPELTVITDVCLCEYTDHGHCGCLIGDTVDNDATLEILAKTALSHAQAGADMVAPSDMMDGRVAEIRAALDEHNYEMIPIMSYAVKYASSFYGPFRDAADCAPQFGDRRSYQMDPANVREALREATLDVDEGADILMVKPAVAYLDIISRLKDEFDLPIAAYHVSGEYAMIKAAAERGWIDGDKVMAETLLSIKRAGADIILTYFAKDMARLLQG; translated from the coding sequence ATGGTCTTTCCTGAATACCGTCCCCGTCGTCTTCGCAAAAACGAATCCCTACGTTCCCTGATTCGTGAAACGCACCTCTCTCCTGCCCAGTTCGTCTATCCTGTCTTTATTGCACCCGGAAAAAACAAAAGGGAAGAAATTCCATCCATGCCTGGTGTCTTTCGCCTGAGCGTCGATCAGCTCCAAAAAGAAGCCCGGGAATGTATGGATCTTGGAGTCAACTCCATGATTCTCTTCGGACTCCCGGAAAAGAAAGATGCCATGGGAAGCGGTGCCCATGCAAAAGACGGTATCATTCAGCGCGGGATCAAAGAATTGAAAAACAAGGCTCCTGAGCTCACTGTTATTACCGATGTCTGTCTCTGTGAATACACGGACCACGGTCATTGCGGATGCCTGATCGGCGATACAGTTGACAACGATGCCACTCTTGAGATTCTGGCAAAAACAGCACTCTCACACGCACAGGCAGGTGCAGACATGGTTGCGCCTTCTGATATGATGGACGGTCGCGTTGCAGAAATACGGGCTGCCCTTGACGAACATAACTATGAGATGATTCCGATCATGTCATATGCCGTCAAATATGCTTCATCGTTCTACGGACCGTTTCGCGATGCCGCCGACTGCGCGCCTCAGTTCGGAGACCGCAGGAGCTACCAGATGGATCCGGCAAATGTCAGGGAAGCTCTGCGTGAAGCCACCCTGGATGTGGACGAAGGTGCTGATATTCTAATGGTAAAACCAGCAGTTGCCTATCTTGACATTATCAGTCGCTTAAAGGATGAGTTTGACCTCCCCATCGCTGCCTATCACGTGAGTGGCGAATACGCCATGATCAAAGCTGCCGCCGAAAGAGGATGGATCGATGGTGATAAAGTGATGGCTGAGACACTCCTCTCTATTAAACGGGCCGGAGCTGATATCATTTTGACTTACTTTGCCAAGGATATGGCCAGATTATTACAGGGATAA
- a CDS encoding sensor histidine kinase: MDKSTQDMKGQFDFQDSGKPELTRAQRLKKKRLIRRVIFICLCLIPLFIWLESSLLNADITLPVSSDILIFGVINLNVILVLLMLFLVLRNLAELFFESRENILGSKLKSKLVISFISLSLIPTILLFFISLQFVSTSMDYWFNSNIEISLQNSLDLAKSYINETKDEVDILGAAVEKNILQMHAKDAGPIELEKNLEILLKAYDTRNSLSFSLITDQRNKIFTVSSPLLSAQKIPPVLQATLDRVIMNQERELVTQDSPAGDLIRRINHIHYSWAPTEEVFLVTTLLIKKEQLDRLNYISKGIEDYRQLKYLKQPFKFWLLIVLLIVTLLIIFSAIWFGLYIAKSITGPLDKVAMATRRVADGDLDFVLEKESNDEMGLLVDSFNTMTSNLNASNAKLADAHNALQKSSMESDDRRRYTEIILQNVEAGVISLDEEGRITTINRFAEKLLNISADFFLGRKFSQVLPPEHAAIIEEFIAELTITGKPSVREHLKISILKENFSLLVTFTRLENEEGKALGFVLVFANLTELEKMQRMAAWREVARRIAHEIKNPLTPIQLSAQRLRRRYPEILMEDNSIFDQCTNTIIKQVDEIKLLVSEFSQFARMPKINRAPADITTMINETLFLYKQAHGDITFTVTCKDTIPIFSFDTEQLKRCFINLFDNAVAVLPEGGIVDTVLSLGNDGESVFIQVCDSGPGIDEHEKLKLFEPYFSTKKTGTGLGLAIVSTIISDHSGYIRVQNNSPHGTIFTIELPLGIKRQV; encoded by the coding sequence ATGGATAAATCAACTCAGGACATGAAAGGGCAGTTCGACTTCCAGGATTCCGGAAAGCCAGAACTCACTAGAGCCCAGAGGCTGAAGAAAAAGCGGTTGATCAGACGGGTGATTTTCATTTGCCTCTGCCTTATTCCCCTTTTTATCTGGCTGGAAAGCTCGCTCTTAAATGCCGACATAACCCTTCCAGTCTCCAGTGACATCCTTATATTTGGGGTAATAAATCTCAATGTTATCCTTGTTCTTCTTATGCTCTTCCTCGTTCTTCGAAACCTGGCAGAACTGTTCTTTGAGAGCAGAGAGAACATCCTTGGTTCTAAATTAAAGAGCAAGCTGGTTATATCCTTTATCTCTCTTTCCCTTATACCCACGATTCTTCTCTTCTTTATTTCTCTCCAGTTTGTTTCCACCAGTATGGATTACTGGTTCAACTCCAATATAGAAATCTCACTGCAAAATTCCCTTGACCTCGCAAAATCCTATATTAACGAAACAAAGGATGAGGTGGATATTTTAGGGGCAGCTGTGGAAAAAAACATCCTCCAGATGCATGCAAAAGACGCTGGTCCCATCGAACTTGAAAAAAACCTCGAAATCCTTCTAAAGGCCTACGATACCAGAAACTCACTGAGTTTTTCACTTATCACCGATCAGCGCAATAAGATCTTCACAGTGTCTTCCCCTCTGCTCAGCGCTCAGAAGATACCGCCTGTTCTACAGGCAACACTTGATCGCGTTATTATGAATCAAGAGCGCGAACTTGTAACTCAGGACTCACCAGCCGGTGATCTTATACGCCGTATCAATCATATCCACTACAGCTGGGCGCCCACCGAAGAAGTTTTTCTTGTAACAACCCTGCTCATTAAAAAAGAACAGCTTGATCGGCTGAATTACATATCCAAAGGAATCGAAGATTACCGACAGTTAAAATATCTCAAACAACCCTTTAAATTCTGGTTATTGATTGTTCTTCTGATCGTTACCCTGCTCATCATTTTCTCAGCTATCTGGTTTGGGCTCTATATCGCCAAAAGTATCACCGGCCCACTCGATAAGGTGGCTATGGCAACGAGAAGAGTTGCTGATGGCGATTTGGACTTTGTTTTAGAGAAAGAATCCAATGACGAAATGGGCCTGCTGGTGGATTCTTTCAATACCATGACCTCAAACCTCAACGCCAGCAATGCAAAGCTTGCCGATGCTCACAACGCGCTACAAAAAAGCTCCATGGAGTCTGATGACAGAAGACGATACACTGAAATCATTCTACAGAATGTTGAGGCCGGAGTTATCTCTCTTGACGAGGAAGGTCGCATTACAACCATCAATCGTTTTGCAGAAAAACTCCTGAACATCTCCGCTGATTTCTTTCTCGGGCGAAAATTCTCTCAGGTCCTTCCACCCGAGCATGCAGCCATCATCGAGGAATTTATTGCAGAGTTGACCATCACCGGCAAGCCATCAGTTCGTGAACATCTGAAAATATCCATTTTAAAGGAAAACTTTTCACTACTGGTAACCTTTACCCGCCTTGAAAATGAAGAAGGGAAAGCCCTTGGCTTTGTTCTCGTCTTTGCCAATCTAACTGAGCTCGAGAAAATGCAGCGCATGGCCGCCTGGCGTGAAGTAGCACGTCGCATTGCTCACGAAATCAAAAATCCTCTCACCCCCATTCAGCTCTCAGCCCAGCGATTACGCAGACGCTACCCTGAAATTCTCATGGAAGATAATTCTATTTTCGACCAGTGCACAAATACCATTATCAAACAGGTCGACGAAATCAAACTCCTGGTCAGTGAGTTCTCACAATTTGCCAGAATGCCTAAAATCAATCGTGCTCCTGCTGATATCACCACAATGATTAATGAGACCCTTTTTCTCTACAAACAGGCCCATGGGGATATCACCTTTACTGTCACATGCAAAGATACCATACCAATATTCAGTTTTGATACCGAACAGTTGAAACGCTGCTTTATCAACCTCTTTGACAATGCTGTTGCAGTTTTGCCAGAGGGCGGTATAGTCGATACTGTTCTGTCTCTCGGCAACGATGGAGAATCTGTGTTCATTCAGGTCTGTGACTCAGGCCCAGGTATCGACGAACATGAAAAACTTAAACTTTTTGAACCCTATTTCTCCACAAAAAAAACGGGTACAGGACTGGGACTTGCTATTGTTTCCACTATAATATCAGACCATAGTGGCTATATAAGGGTGCAGAACAACAGTCCCCATGGCACCATATTCACTATTGAGTTACCCCTGGGAATTAAAAGACAGGTATAG